One Maribacter sp. HTCC2170 genomic window, AACAACAATATTGACGGCAATTACAATTTACGCTCAGTTGCACGACCAATTGCCAAAAAGAAACTGGTTTTGCAAAACCAGTTGTCGAACATCAATGGAAAATGGACGGCTCATGCCCTGGATCTAAAATCATTGATCACTCCAGATCCTGGCGCAATTTATAGGGTTGAATTCGATTTTAAACCTGAAGATAGCAGTTATAAATGCGATGCAACAAATTTTGAACTTTTTGAAGAAGGTGAGAATGAGTTTGATGAGGAGCAGGAAGATAGCTCTTGGGACGGAGTGGAAAATTATTATAATGATTACTACTATAACTACGATTGGAACGAACGGGAAAATCCTTGTAACACCTCATATTATTATGATAAGAAAATAGGGGTAAATATTTTGTCAAGCGATATAGGACTCACAATAAAAAAAGGGGTGAACAATAGTTACTTTGTGGCGGTTAACAATATTTTGAATACCAGTCCAATTGCTGGTGCCAAAGTCACTTTTTATAATTACCAACAACAACCAATGGGCAATGTGGTGACCAATGCCGAGGGTACCTCAATATTTGATGCAGAAAAGTTGGCCTATTTTGCAATTGCGGAGAACAATGGGCAAAAGACATATTTAAAACTAAATGATGGTAATGCTCTATCAGTAAGTAAGTTTAAAGTCGCAGGCACTCAATTACAGAAAGGCATAAAAGGATTCATTTTTGGTGAAAGAGGGGTTTGGCGACCAGGAGACAAAGTTTACTTGTCCTTTATGCTGAATGACAATGAGAATAAATTACCACAAAACCATCCCGTAAAGTTGGAATTGATGGACCCTTATAACAAGATTGTCCTTCGAAAGGTTCAACGAAATTCATTGAATAATTTTTATCAGTTTGATATAAAAACCGATGAAAATGCACCAACCGGAAATTGGTTGGCCAAGGTAACTGTTGGTGGGGCATCGTTTACCAAAACAATTAGGATAGAAACAATAAAACCCAATCGGCTTAAGATCAAGACTGATTTTGAGGATGAGGTACTTTCAGGAACCAATCCGATATCTGGAAACCTTGAGGTAAAATGGTTACACGGTGCTATCGCAAAAAATCTAAAGGCCGATATTACTGCTAAGTTCAATAAGAAGAAAACAAGTTTCGAATCCTTTCCAGGATATGTTTTTGATGACCCTACGAGGGCTTTTTCATCTGAGGAATTGCGGGTGTTCGATGGTAAGCTGAATGCTGAAGGAAAAGTTGGTTTTACAATGAACACCCAAATGATGAATAAGGCACCGGGAATGCTAGATGCAGCATTCATTACAAAGGTTTATGAAAATGGAGGTGATTTTAGCACCGATGTTTTTGTGAAACCATATTCATCTTTCCAAACATACATTGGGTTGAATACGCCTAAAGGGGATAAAAATAGAGGAATGCTTTTGACTGATACCAAGCACAAGTTCGAAATAGTATCAGTCGATGAAAAAGGCAAGCCAAGAACTGCAAAAAAACTTAAGGTTACCATTCACAAAGTGAATTGGAGATGGTGGTGGGATACTTCTGCTGATAATCTCAGTAATTTTAGCAGCAGTAATTATCGTGAAAGGGTTTTTGAAAAAACGATAAGTACAAATTCTAGTGGTAAAGCCACTTTTGACTTCGAATTGAAATACCCAAACTGGGGACGATATTTAGTTCGAGTGGAAGATAAAAATGGAGGTCATGCCACAGGTAAAACCATTTATATTGATTGGCCAGGATGGGCTGGTAAATCAAGAAAAAATGACCCCTCAGCGGCAACTATGCTTGTTTTCTCTTCGGATAAAGAAAAGTACAATGTCAATGAAACAGCCAAAGTAACTTTCCCAAGTTCTGAAGGCGGTAGGGCATTGGTAACTGTGGAAAATGGTAATGAAGTATTGGAATCTCTTTGGGTTGAAACCACCAAAGGTGAGACTAAATTTGACTTACCAATAAAGGATTTATATACTCCAAATGTGTTTATACACATTACATTATTACAACCGCATGCAACAACGTTGAACGATTCCCCTATTCGATTATATGGAGTTATTCCAGTATCGGTAGAAAATACGAATACTAAGTTGAATCCCATTATTGCCATGCCAGATGTACTAAGACCTGAGGAGAAAATCACTGTGAAAGTCTCTGAGAAAAGGAACAAGGCAATGACCTACAGTATTGCTATTGTTGATGAAGGACTATTGGATCTGACAAGGTTCAATACCCCAGACCCATGGAACACCTTTTATGCACATGAAGCCTTGGGTGTAAAAACTTGGGATGTTTATGATGATGTTATTGGTGCCTTTGGTGGTAGAATAAATCAGGTATTGTCAATCGGTGGTGATGGTGAATTGGCAGGCGCCAAAAACAAAAAAGCGAATAGATTTGAACCAATGGTAGTTCATTTAGGTCCTTTTGAACTAAAAGAAGGGCAGACTAAATCACATGAAATCAGTATACCAAAATATGTAGGCTCTGTGCGGACCATGGTGGTTGCAGGAGAAAACAATTCAGAGGCATATGGTAAGACCGAAAAAACCACTCCTGTCCGAAAACCATTGATGGTTTTAGCCTCTTTACCTAGAAAAATCACGCCTGGTGAAATGGTTACTTTACCAGTAACGGTTTTTGCAATGGAAAAGAAAGTCAAGAACGTTACTTTGAAAATTAAAAAGGACCAGGCCTTTACAATTGAGGGAGATGAATCGCAAACCCTTTCATTTTCCCAACCTGATGAGAAGATGGCATACTTTGAGCTTAAAGTTGCTGACTTTAATGGTATTGGAAAAGTAATTGTAGAAGCTACAGGAAATGGTGAAAAAGCGTCTTTTGAGATACCAATTGATGTGGTCAATCCAAATCCGATGACTTCAACGGTGCAGGATTTTGTTTTGGATGCCAACGGTAGTGAAACTTTCGATTTGGAGACTTTTGGGGTAGCTGGAAGCAATTCAGCCCAATTGGAGTTCTCGACCTTACCACCTATGAATTTTAATGGCCGAATGAAATATTTGATCCGTTATCCTCATGGTTGTGTAGAGCAAACTACTTCCGCTGCTTTTCCACAATTGTTTTTGGCAGACATCTTTGATTTGGATGCTAATAGAAAAAACAAGATTCAGTTACATGTTGAAAATGCCATTAAGCGACTAGGTGGATATCAACTACCGAATGGAGGTTTTTCCTATTGGCCAGGACAAGGAAGGGTCAATGATTGGGGAACTTCTTTCGCAGGGCATTTCTTGTTGGAGGCAGAGAAGAAAGGGTATGTATTGCCTATTGGGTTTAAATCGAGCTGGGTAAGTTACCAACAGCAAATAGCGAAACAATGGCGCTCAGGAAGTGATCGTTCAGATTTGGCTCAAGCATATCGCCTATTTGCACTGGCCCTCTCTGGCAATGCCGATGTTGCTTCTATGAACAGGCTTAGGGAGACTAGAAATTTATCTAACGAATCAAAATACCGATTGGCGGCTTCATATGCTATGATAGGACAAGCAAAGGTTGCCAAGGAATTGCTTTCCAATGCCTCCTTGGATTTCAACAATTCCAGGCACAATTATTATACTTACGGTTCGGCAAGTAGAAATAGAGCAATGGCATTGGAGACCTTGGTACTGATGAAAGACAAGTCAAAAGCCCAAGAAATGGCAAAAACAGTGGCTCAAAGATTGAGTGAAAAACGCTGGATGAGTACTCAAAGTACCGCTTATAGTTTATTGGCAATGGCAAAATTTGCTGAGATGGTTGGTGGAAAAGGAATAAAAGTCAAAATGAATGTCAATGGCAATCAATCTGAATTCAGTACAGAAAGGACGTTGGCAGAAAAAGTGTTGAAGGTCAAAAAAGGTACTAATTCCATCACTCTTTCAAATTTGGAACAGAACACCCTTTTTGTCAGTGTTGTAAATAATGGGATCTTACCGGTAGGAAACGAAAAAACCATACAACGCAATTTGTTGGCCAAGGTTGTTTATAAAGGCAGGGATGGTTCTCAAATAAATGAATCAAATATTATGCAGGGAACTGATTTCGTCGCAGAGGTTACTTTAACGAACACCTCAAGTAACCCTTTAAAAGATGTTGCTTTGATGGAGATTTTCCCTAGCGGTTGGGAAATTGTAAATACCCGCTTTACCGATTTTGGCGATTTTGCCCAAAATAATGTGACTCATACTGATATTCGGGATTATCGTGCCAATTTCTATTTTGACATGAAGCGAAATGAAACAAAGACATTCAGGATTTTATTGAATGCTTCTTATTTAGGAAGATACTATTTACCAGGTATACAGGCAGAAGCTATGTACGACAATGACCATGAGGTGCGAACCAAAGGCAAATGGGTACAAGTGGTACGATAGCCAGAATTATTTATGAGGCTTTGGATGATCTTATGTTAGTGGTATGTTTTGCCCATATTATGGCATCTTCCAGAGAAGTAAAACTTCTAAAATTGGATGAGGTGAATATTTTTTCCAAAATATTATTGAAATAGCCGGTCTTCGTGTAGTTGATGATTCCGTAACCTTTTAATTTAAAACTATTTTTATAGAAATTGAGCCAATCAGAAGGTTGCACTGCGTATTGGTTGATCCTGTTTGTGAGATAAATTAAGTCCTTACCATTATTCCCATATAAACTGCTAATATCTTTGGAAGCCAATTTTCCATGCTCCTCCCAATTGAAGACTACATCTTCGTTTATTTCGGCAACAATAAATGTTTCAAAAAGAAAAAAGGATCCAAAAGAATAATTTAGTTCATTGAAAGCCTCATGGTAGAACGGCGTGTTTTTTAACTTTGACATTATAAAAAGATTTGGATTTCTTTATTAAGGCCAAAGCTATTCTAACCTATTAAATTTCAATCAATTAATCGATGACTCAAAGAGAAATATCTTTAAGTCGCATAGTTTCAATTAAACATTAGGCAGAGATTTCCTTCAAAAACCACATAATTGTTTTTCAATTATTGAAAGTTGTTAAAAATGATAATTTACTCGGAATGAAAGATGGTAGATTTGTATTCAAGAGGAGTAAGAACATTTGAATTTGATAGTTTACCAACCCATTGAATAGCATCTTCCAAAGAATTGAACCATCTAAGTTTAGTGTTCACGAACATTCTTTCAAGCATAGCATTGAATAGCCCCGTTTGTGTATAGCTGATAATACCATATGCCTTAAGCATAAATCCAAATTTGTGGAATTTTTTCCAATCTGTCGGAATTACAGAATAGTCATTTACCCTGTTGGAAATATATACAATGTCCTTGCCGTTGTTGTCATAAAGGTCGAAAAGTACTTCGAACAATTGTTTGCCATGTTCATTCCATGAAAAAAGAATATCTTCATGAATTTCACCAACTACAAAAGTATCAAATAGGTAAAAATCACCGAAACTATAATTAATCTCGTGAATTGCCCTATTATAATATGGTGTATCTCTTAATTTTATCAAAATGCCCCCATTTCATCGTTCTCACTAACAAATAAATAAAAATCAAAGCAATCGCTTTGTTATTATCGTTTAATCACCATTAAATTCTCTGTAATGCTAAGTTGAGCTATTCAATGGGAAATGTACTTTCTTTGGCTATGAGAATTGTATTACATAGATTGAATCAATTTATGTCACTTGCGAAATTTATTATGGCTTGTCTAATCTAAAGAAATACATACTTTTGGATTATGACTAAGTTAGTTCAAATAGATGATCAATTCATCAATACTAATACCATATTTTCGGAGCTAATCCTTGAATTAAAAAACGGTTTTTCCTCTAAAAACAGCAAGGTTCCCATGAGGCACCACCATGACTTTCCTAATCCAGAAGTGGGTGCTGACTCTACTTTGCTTCTAATGCCCGCATGGAATCCAAATAAGGAGGCAGGAGTTAAAATTGTTACGGTAAGTCCTGAAAACGGACAGTTCGGATTGCCTTCGATACAAGGAATTTATATTTTGATAGACCCTATTAAAGGGGGTATGAAAGCAATTTTAGAGGCCAAAAGTCTAACGGTGAAAAGAACCGCAGCGGCTTCGGCATTGGCATCTTCTTTTTTATCGAGAGAAGATTCTTCGAGTCTTTTAATGATTGGCACCGGGGCATTGTCTACCAATTTGATTAAAGCCCATGCGACGGTTCGACCTATTAAGAGGGTTTATGTATGGGGAAGGGATGTAGAAAAGGCAAGAGGTATTTGCGAAGCTTTGACAAATGAGGATTTCAAGATTTCAGCGGTCGAAATTGTTGAAGAAATTATATCTGAAGTAGATATTATTTCTTGTGCGACACTTTCAAAAACACCATTGGTTTTAGGTAAGTATTTGAAGAAAGGGCAACATGTAGACTTGGTCGGGGCCTATAAAAAGGATATGCGTGAGGCAGACGATGACGTAATAAAAAAAGCTTCGGTCTTTGTTGATACCATGCAAGGGGGACTTAAAGAAAGTGGAGATATTGTGATTCCATTGCAGAACGGAATTTTGAATGAGGAAGATATTAAAGCAGATTTATTCAGTTTATGTTCAGGTCAACATCTAGGAAGAACCAATCAAAATGAAATCACAGTATTTAAATCTGTTGGGCATGCTTTGGAGGATTTAGTCTCAGCTTCATATTACTTTAAAAAGTATTCCAATGGGTAAAGTCTATGACAACATACGGGAAAACAACAATTTGGAACCGAACAAAGATTGGCTCCAGATAAAGACTATTGACATGCATACTGGTGGTGAGCCATTAAGAGTTATTGTCGGGGGGTTTCCTGAATTAAAAGGTGAGTCAGTTCTTGATTATCGGCGTTACTGTAAAGAGAACTATGATCATTTGCGAACAGCTTTAATGTTTGAACCGCGTGGTCATGCAGATATGTATGGTTGCATATTGGTTCCGCCCAATGACCGGGATGGCGATTTTGGGATAATTTTTCTACATAATGAAGGGTATTCCACGATGTGCGGTCATGCCATTATTGCCATTTCTACTTTGGCCGTTGAAATGAAATGGATTAATGTTAAAGAAGGAGACAATATACTCAAGATTGATGCTCCCTGTGGCCGTATCACTTCTTATGCTAAAGTGAAACATGGAAAGGTCGTTGGAGTGAGGTTTCATTGTGTTCCCAGTTTTGCGGTCGGCTTGGATCGTACAGTTGAGGTCAATGGTCTGGGCAAAGTGACGTATGATCTTGCATACGGTGGGGCATTTTACGCTTATGTGGATATGGCCAAAAATAAGTTTGATTTTGATCTGGGTCCTGCGTCATATCGTAGGTTGATTGCAAATGGTATGGCAATCAAAAATGCTGTAATGGAAAGTGATAAAGAGATTTTGCATCCTTTTGAAGATGACTTAAGTTTTCTTTATGGCACCATTTTTATAGACAATTCCAAACAGGAATCTGGAGTTGACAGTAGAAATGTTTGCATATTCGCTGAAGGGGAAGTTGATCGCTGCCCAACTGGTTCTGGGGCCTCAGGAAGAATGGCTATTCATAAAGCCAGAAAGGAAATTGATTTTGGAGAGATCATGACCATTGAAAGTATTACTGGTTCAGTATTCAAGGGATCGGTAATTTCGGAGGAGGATTACGGTACTTTCAATGCAGTAATTCCGCAAGTTGAGGGCACGGCACACATTACAGGAATGCACACTTTTTGTATTGACCCAAATGACCCTATGAAGGATGGATTTATACTGAGGTAAGAGAATTATTCCTCTTGGGAACTATTCTCTTCATTTCCTTTTAATACTTTGGAAAATACTAGTGCCCCTATATCTTTTATTGGCTCATACAACACAGAATCTTCCAAGGTCTCACTTTTAATCAAATTCACTGAAGAATTGGCCCGTTCAAAGAACACCAAAAGGGCTCCAAGAATTACAGCAACTTTCAATGCTCCAAAAATTGCTCCGGCCAATTTGTTCAATAAACCTAACATGGCAAAATCTGCAATCTTCGTTAGGAACTTCCCTGCCAAATGTACAACTAGCACGATTATTACGAATGTTATGATGAAGGCTGTTATATTAATAGAGCGTTCATTCCACTGCATGTTTTCCGATAGATAATTCCCTGCGATATATGAAAAATGTATCGCACCGTAAAGTCCGGCGACCAATGCAATTATTGAGGCTATTTCAACAAAAAGTCCATTTTTAAGGCCTTTGTAAAGACCATAAATAAGTAACAATCCAAGCAAAATATCCAATATTCCCATATCTTTTTGTTTGCTCAAATATAAAACATTGATTTGTACCTTTGAATTTGAAAAAGGAATATGTCAAGAGATTTACAATTAAAAGAACGCTGGGAGGAATTGGTTGAAAAACTGTCGGCTCAATTTGCGGATGGTGATGCTTTGGAATTGGATGCAATTATTTATTTGGTTGGCATCCAGGAATTAGGACAATACCATAAAACCTATAAAAAAGACGAAAAACTGAATTTAATGCATATAGCTATTTGCCGTTTGTTAGAACCGTATGGTTATTATGAGTTCAATTTTTTTGATGAAGAAGGCTGGCCGCATTATTCAGTTAAAGAGGAATTGCCCCCGCTTAAAGCTGGAGAACAGTCTGTATTGATGAAAGAAGCGATCGTAGGTTATTTTTTAGAGAAAGAATATATAGTTTAACCCTTTTGTCATTTCTCTGAAAATGACAAATCATCACATTCTAAATGAAAGTTTCAAAACCCTATTATGCAGTGATTTTCACCAACACTAGAACCGATATTGAAGAAGGTTATTCTGAAATGGCTCAACAAATGGAGGATTTAGCAAGGCAGCAACCAGGGTTTATTGATTTTGAAAGTACACGCGATGGTTTGGGTATATCAATCAGCTATTGGGAAACGCTTCAGGATATTACCAATTGGAAAGCAAATACAGATCATTTAATCGCCCAGAAAAAAGGTGTCTCAGATTGGTATAAATGGTACAAGGTTCGCATTTGTATGGTAGAACGTGAGTATGAGTTCAAAAAATAGGGCACAGCCAAATACCGTAAAAAAAAGAGTTCTTCGGTTTTTCAAGAAACATCCAAAAAAGTTGATTCTAATCGGGAGTTTATTAATAGCCTATTATTTTTCTCTTCCAAAAACATTGTTCAATTCGCCAACAGCCACTGTCGTAGAAAGTAGCGAGGGGCAATTATTAGGCGCTATGATTGCAGATGATGGGCAATGGCGTTTTCCACAAGTTGATAGCGTGCCCCAGAAATTCAAAACCTGTTTGTTGCAGTTTGAAGATGCACATTTTTATAACCATCCTGGATTCAATCCCATTTCAATGTCAAAGGCGATTGTGTCTAATGTTAAGGCGGGTAAAACCGTTAGGGGAGGCAGTACCCTAACGCAGCAGGTAATTAGATTATCCAGGAGTGGAAAACAACGGTCGTATTTGGAAAAGGCAATAGAACTGGTCTTGGCAACTAGATTGGAGTTGCGGCATTCTAAAGAGGAAATAATAAAATTATATGCGAGTTATGCCCCATTTGGTGGCAATGTTGTTGGTTTGGATGTTGCTGCATGGCGATATTTTGGTTTACAAGCACATCAATTATCATGGGCAGAAGCTGCAACTTTGGCCGTATTACCAAATGCGCCAAGTCTAATTTATCCTGGTAAAAACCAAGAAAAGTTGCTCAACAAAAGGAACCGATTGCTGCAAAAGTTGTATTCAGAAAGAATTCTGGACAGTACCACTTATGAACTATCACTATTAGAACAATTACCACAAAAACCATATCCACTACCTAGAATTGCACCACATTTGGTTCAATATTTGACGAAACAACATAAAGGGCAGCGAATAGCTTCAACAATTGACAAAGCACTTCAATCAAATATCAATACCCTAGTTTCGAGACATCATCAGAATTTGCAACAAAATAAGGTGCACAATGCAGCGGTCTTGGCCTTGGATGTAAAAACAAGGAAAGTAATTTCTTATGTAGGTAATACGAATACAACTAATGAGCATCAAAAAGATGTAGATATGGTGCAAGCCAATCGCAGTACAGGCAGTACAATCAAACCTTTATTATATACAGCAATGTTAGATGCAGGTGAATTGTTGCCAGATATGTTGGTACCAGATGTACCAACACAAATAGCCGGCTATACACCAGAAAATTTCAATGAAGATTATAGTGGGGCGGTTAAGGCGAAAAAGGCGTTAGATCGCTCTCTAAATATTCCTTTTGTGAGATTGTTACAGCGATATGGATTGGAAAAATTTCGGGATCAACTCAACTTTTTCAATTTGAAAGGAGTAAACAAATCAGCAGATCATTATGGATTGACCTTGGTATTGGGAGGGGCAGAAAGTAGTCTTTGGGATTTGTGTAAAACCTATGCTTCGATGGCTTCAACAGTCAATCATTTTAATGCAACTTCCAGTGAATATTTTGAGCAAGAATTTATAGAACCAAGCCTTACTAAAGACCAGAAAGTCAGTTTTGGCAACAAATCCACTGAAAAGACCATTTTCGATGCTGGGAGCATCTATTTGACTTTTGAGGCCATGAAAGAGGTGAACCGTCCTGAAGGTAATGATTCATGGGAATTCTTTGATAGTAGCAAGGAGATTGCTTGGAAAACAGGTACCAGTTTTGGCAATAAAGATGCTTGGGCGATTGGGGTAACAAAAGACCATGTGGTTGGGGTATGGGTCGGGAATGCAGATGGTGAGGGAAGACCAAATGTGACCGGAGTATCAAGCGCGGCACCTATACTTTTTGATATTTTTGACCTGCTGCCTAGATCAGATTGGTTCTCAAAACCATTGGATGAATTTGTTGATTTAGAGGTGTGTGAATTAAGTGGTTATTTGGCCAGTGACATTTGCCCGACTAAAAATGTATCTGTTCCAAAAAAGAACAACTATGTAAAATCGTGCGATTACCATCAATTGGTTCATTTGGATGCATTGAAACAATTTCGCGTCAATTCTTCATGTACAGACCTATCCACGGCAGTAAGTGAATCATGGTTTGTGTTACCCCCTTTAATGGAGTTCTTCTATAAAAAAAGCCATCCCACCTATAAAAGTCTACCGCCGTTTAGAGTTGATTGCAATTCAGATACTGGGTCTCCAATGGAATTCATTTATCCTAGAAATGGAAGCAGGATCAGTTTGACCAAAAACTTTGAAGGAAAGAAGAATGAATTGGTCTTGAAATTGGCCCATACGAAACCGGAGACCAAAGTGTATTGGTATTTAAATGAGAAGTATCTGGATGAGACTACAGTTTTTCATGAAATAGGTGTAGTGCCGAGCATGGGAAGACATATGATTACAGTGGTTGATGAATACGGTAATGAGGCCAAAATTTCTATACTAATTGAGTAACTACAATGTTTTGTTTTAGTAGGTTTAAGCGTTATCTTTAATACCTTATCCTAATACCTATGTCAAAAAAATATATCATTTCCCTGGATCAAGGAACAACAAGCTCACGAGCTCTATTGGTTGATCAAGAAGGTGCCATCGTAAATATGGTGCAACAAGAATTCAAACAGATTTTTCCAAAACCAGGCTGGGTCGAACATGACCCCAAGGAAATTATGGAATCGCAGTTACATGTGATGCATGAATTGGTAAAAAAAGAAAATATTGATGCTTCAGACATTAAGGCAATCGGAATTACCAATCAGCGGGAAACTACGATGGTTTGGGATAAAAATACCGGCGAGCCTGTTTACAACGCTATCGTTTGGCAAGACAAACGTACTGCAGATATTTGTGAAGACCTCAAGATCAAAGGACTTGTTGAACATGTGAAAATGACAACAGGATTGGTGATCGATTCCTATTTTTCGGGCACCAAGGTGAAATGGATACTGGATAATGTTGAGGGTACTCGAGAAAGAGCTGATAATGGAGATTTGTTAATGGGTACGGTCGACACTTGGTTGGTTTGGAATATGACCAAGGGGAAAAGTCATGTTACCGATTATACAAACGCATCACGAACCATGATATATGATATTACCAAGCTTACTTGGGATGAAAAAATGTTGGGTGAATTGGGAATCCCAAAAAGTATGTTGCCAGAGGCCAAACCCTCTGCGCATCATTTTGGAGATTATGAATTAAATGGGGTAAGTATTCCCATAGCAGGAATTGCTGGTGATCAACAGGCAGCTTTGTTCGGTCAAGGATGTTTTGCCAAGGGAACTGCTAAAAATACCTACGGGACAGGATGTTTTATGCTGATGAACACGGGTGAGAAACCACAATTTTCAGATAACGGACTACTCACTACAATCGCTTACGGATTGAATGGAAAAGTAAACTATGCCTTTGAAGGAAGTATTTTTATTGCCGGAGCAGCAATTCAATGGTTAAGAGACGGCTTGGAACTTATCAAAGATGCCAAGGAGACTGAAGCATTGGCAAATTCTATTGAAGGTGAAAGCTCAGTCTATGTTGTTCCCGCCTTTGCTGGATTGGGCGCACCATATTGGGATATGTATGCCCGTGGAGCCATTTTTGGGTTGACCCGCGATACTGGTAAAGCCCATTTGGCAAAAGCAACGCTCGAGTCATTGGCATACCAGACCAAGGATATTCTAAATGCCATGGAGGAAGATTCAGGAGTAGAGCTTCAAAATTTAAAAGTAGATGGTGGGGCCTGTGCCAACAATTATCTAATGCAATTTCAAGCGGATATTTTGGGGACTGAAGTCCATCGACCTAAGGTTATAGAATCCACAGCAATGGGTGCCGCATTTTTAGCAGGAATCCAAGTAGGGTTATGGACTCAGAATGACATTGATCAGAGTAGGCCAATGGACCGTATATTCAAACCTACTTTTGACAGTGACAAAAGAACACGGTTATATAAAACCTGGCAGAAAGCAGTTGACCGCACAAAAGGTTGGGAAGAGAATTAGAATCCAAATTAAATCATTGATTTCATGAAAAATAATATCAGATTTTCAAATCTTGATAGAACAAAAACCATTCAGGAACTTTCCAAAGAATCCTATGATCTGGTAGTGATTGGTGGTGGTATAACAGGAGGAGGCATTGCCCTTGATGCAGCCGCAAGAGGATTAAAAGTAGCACTGGTTGAGAAAGGCGATTTTGCCTCGGGGACTAGTAGTAAATCAACTAAATTAATTCATGGGGGATTGCGTTATTTAAAGCAGTTCGATTTTTGGTTGGTCAAGGAGGTTGGTTCAGAAAGAGCCATTGTACATAAATTGGCACCTCATCTGGTGCTTCCAGAGAAAATGTTGCTCCCACTTATTGAAAATGGTTCTTATGGCAAATGGTTGACCTCTATCGGACTTAAAGTCTATGATATATTGGCACAGGTAACGGGGGATGATAAACGTAAAATGTTAGAGAAAAAAGAGGCCATGAAATTGGAGCCGCTTTTACCCAAAAAAATACTAAAGGGGGCAGGTTACTATGCAGAATATAGGACAGATGATGCAAGGCTGACAATTGAAGCAATCAAAACAAGTCTGCAATATGGGGCCAAAGCTTTAAACTACACTGAGGTTTCGGAATTCATTTATAAGGATGACATGATAGCCGGAGTTGTTGTAAAAGACGCACTAACAGATGAGACCTTTGAGGTAAAGTCAAAATTTGTAATCAGCGCCGCCGGGCCTTG contains:
- a CDS encoding antibiotic biosynthesis monooxygenase family protein, whose translation is MKVSKPYYAVIFTNTRTDIEEGYSEMAQQMEDLARQQPGFIDFESTRDGLGISISYWETLQDITNWKANTDHLIAQKKGVSDWYKWYKVRICMVEREYEFKK
- a CDS encoding proline racemase family protein translates to MGKVYDNIRENNNLEPNKDWLQIKTIDMHTGGEPLRVIVGGFPELKGESVLDYRRYCKENYDHLRTALMFEPRGHADMYGCILVPPNDRDGDFGIIFLHNEGYSTMCGHAIIAISTLAVEMKWINVKEGDNILKIDAPCGRITSYAKVKHGKVVGVRFHCVPSFAVGLDRTVEVNGLGKVTYDLAYGGAFYAYVDMAKNKFDFDLGPASYRRLIANGMAIKNAVMESDKEILHPFEDDLSFLYGTIFIDNSKQESGVDSRNVCIFAEGEVDRCPTGSGASGRMAIHKARKEIDFGEIMTIESITGSVFKGSVISEEDYGTFNAVIPQVEGTAHITGMHTFCIDPNDPMKDGFILR
- a CDS encoding CvpA family protein, giving the protein MGILDILLGLLLIYGLYKGLKNGLFVEIASIIALVAGLYGAIHFSYIAGNYLSENMQWNERSINITAFIITFVIIVLVVHLAGKFLTKIADFAMLGLLNKLAGAIFGALKVAVILGALLVFFERANSSVNLIKSETLEDSVLYEPIKDIGALVFSKVLKGNEENSSQEE
- the pbpC gene encoding penicillin-binding protein 1C codes for the protein MSSKNRAQPNTVKKRVLRFFKKHPKKLILIGSLLIAYYFSLPKTLFNSPTATVVESSEGQLLGAMIADDGQWRFPQVDSVPQKFKTCLLQFEDAHFYNHPGFNPISMSKAIVSNVKAGKTVRGGSTLTQQVIRLSRSGKQRSYLEKAIELVLATRLELRHSKEEIIKLYASYAPFGGNVVGLDVAAWRYFGLQAHQLSWAEAATLAVLPNAPSLIYPGKNQEKLLNKRNRLLQKLYSERILDSTTYELSLLEQLPQKPYPLPRIAPHLVQYLTKQHKGQRIASTIDKALQSNINTLVSRHHQNLQQNKVHNAAVLALDVKTRKVISYVGNTNTTNEHQKDVDMVQANRSTGSTIKPLLYTAMLDAGELLPDMLVPDVPTQIAGYTPENFNEDYSGAVKAKKALDRSLNIPFVRLLQRYGLEKFRDQLNFFNLKGVNKSADHYGLTLVLGGAESSLWDLCKTYASMASTVNHFNATSSEYFEQEFIEPSLTKDQKVSFGNKSTEKTIFDAGSIYLTFEAMKEVNRPEGNDSWEFFDSSKEIAWKTGTSFGNKDAWAIGVTKDHVVGVWVGNADGEGRPNVTGVSSAAPILFDIFDLLPRSDWFSKPLDEFVDLEVCELSGYLASDICPTKNVSVPKKNNYVKSCDYHQLVHLDALKQFRVNSSCTDLSTAVSESWFVLPPLMEFFYKKSHPTYKSLPPFRVDCNSDTGSPMEFIYPRNGSRISLTKNFEGKKNELVLKLAHTKPETKVYWYLNEKYLDETTVFHEIGVVPSMGRHMITVVDEYGNEAKISILIE
- the glpK gene encoding glycerol kinase GlpK: MSKKYIISLDQGTTSSRALLVDQEGAIVNMVQQEFKQIFPKPGWVEHDPKEIMESQLHVMHELVKKENIDASDIKAIGITNQRETTMVWDKNTGEPVYNAIVWQDKRTADICEDLKIKGLVEHVKMTTGLVIDSYFSGTKVKWILDNVEGTRERADNGDLLMGTVDTWLVWNMTKGKSHVTDYTNASRTMIYDITKLTWDEKMLGELGIPKSMLPEAKPSAHHFGDYELNGVSIPIAGIAGDQQAALFGQGCFAKGTAKNTYGTGCFMLMNTGEKPQFSDNGLLTTIAYGLNGKVNYAFEGSIFIAGAAIQWLRDGLELIKDAKETEALANSIEGESSVYVVPAFAGLGAPYWDMYARGAIFGLTRDTGKAHLAKATLESLAYQTKDILNAMEEDSGVELQNLKVDGGACANNYLMQFQADILGTEVHRPKVIESTAMGAAFLAGIQVGLWTQNDIDQSRPMDRIFKPTFDSDKRTRLYKTWQKAVDRTKGWEEN